From one Phocaeicola salanitronis DSM 18170 genomic stretch:
- the mazG gene encoding nucleoside triphosphate pyrophosphohydrolase has translation MHTREEKIEAFGRLLDVLDELRVKCPWDRKQTNESLRPNTIEEVYELCDALMKDDKKNICKELGDVLLHVVFYAKIGSETGDFDIKDVCDRLCDKLIFRHPHVFGEVKADTAEQVSENWEQIKLKEKDGNKSVLSGVPEALPSLIKAYRIQDKARNVGFDWEDRVQVWDKVKEEISEFESEVATMDKEKAEAEFGDVMFSLINAARLYKINPDNALEHTNQKFIRRFNYLEEHTLKAGRKLTDMTLEEMDAIWEEAKKQGL, from the coding sequence ATGCATACAAGAGAAGAAAAGATAGAAGCCTTCGGGCGGTTGCTCGATGTGCTCGACGAGTTGCGGGTAAAGTGCCCGTGGGACCGCAAACAGACCAACGAGAGTTTGCGCCCCAACACGATAGAAGAAGTGTATGAGTTGTGCGACGCCCTGATGAAGGACGATAAGAAGAACATTTGCAAGGAACTGGGGGATGTGTTGCTTCACGTCGTATTTTATGCAAAAATAGGAAGCGAAACGGGAGATTTTGATATCAAGGATGTATGCGACCGTTTATGCGACAAGTTGATATTCCGTCATCCGCATGTCTTCGGTGAAGTAAAGGCAGATACAGCTGAGCAAGTTTCCGAGAATTGGGAGCAGATTAAGTTGAAGGAAAAAGACGGGAACAAGTCTGTATTGAGTGGGGTGCCCGAAGCCTTGCCTTCACTGATTAAAGCCTACCGCATTCAAGACAAGGCGCGTAATGTCGGCTTTGATTGGGAAGACCGTGTGCAAGTATGGGACAAAGTGAAGGAAGAAATCAGTGAATTCGAATCGGAAGTGGCAACAATGGATAAGGAGAAAGCGGAAGCCGAGTTCGGCGATGTGATGTTTAGCCTCATCAATGCTGCCCGTTTGTATAAAATTAATCCCGATAATGCCTTGGAACATACCAACCAGAAGTTTATCCGCCGCTTCAATTATTTAGAGGAGCATACGCTGAAAGCCGGAAGAAAGCTGACGGATATGACGCTGGAAGAGATGGACGCTATTTGGGAAGAAGCGAAAAAGCAGGGACTATAA
- a CDS encoding RagB/SusD family nutrient uptake outer membrane protein, translating into MKNRNIFIALALFAGLSSCDDWIDKSPLSDITEENYFRTETDLQLFSNGFYNSILNKSPYDEQSDVYVQQELSDEMLGGENRIVPASGGGWSWTALRSVNTLLGNVDKCEDAEAAVKYTAVARFFRAYFYYDKVKRFGDVPWYDKELFSDDPDLYKARDSRELVMTNMLADIDYAIDNLPTKEEETSSPFRVNRWAALALKSRFCLYEGTYRKYHNLTLEGNDYAYYLQQAADAAEELINSGEYHLYSTDNPEEDYLMLFAEEDANPDEYILAIKFDYGMSVYHNATAHTLVPTQGRPGLTRKLVNTYLMKDGTRFTDREGWETMPFTEEVKDRDPRLAQSIRTPGYHRIGQTDILAPDLSVSVTGYQPIKYVQDPTASGGQVDRNDRSTCDLPVFRLAEVMLNFAEAKAELGTLTQEDLDKSVNEIRDRVGMPHLDMAQANANPDSYLSSADYGYTNVTGSNQGVILEIRRERAIELTQEGFRFDDLVRWKAGTCINQSIMGMYFPGAGEYDLSGDGQIDVVLYDEGDAKPEVPDAQVYQIGSDIVLSEGDHGYVDYHHDIVRTAFNEERDYLYPIPINERSLNPNLTQNPGWNDGLSF; encoded by the coding sequence ATGAAAAATAGAAATATCTTTATAGCGCTTGCATTGTTTGCCGGACTTTCATCGTGTGACGACTGGATAGATAAAAGCCCTTTGAGTGATATAACGGAAGAAAATTATTTCAGGACCGAGACCGACCTGCAGCTTTTCAGCAACGGTTTTTATAACAGTATCCTGAACAAATCTCCGTATGACGAGCAGAGCGATGTGTATGTACAGCAAGAACTTTCCGACGAGATGTTGGGCGGAGAAAACCGCATCGTTCCTGCCAGCGGAGGAGGATGGAGCTGGACGGCGTTGCGTAGTGTCAATACGCTGCTGGGCAATGTAGATAAATGTGAAGATGCGGAGGCGGCTGTGAAATATACGGCGGTGGCACGTTTCTTCCGTGCCTACTTCTATTATGATAAGGTAAAGCGTTTCGGCGATGTGCCTTGGTATGACAAGGAGTTGTTTTCGGATGACCCGGACTTGTACAAGGCACGTGATTCGCGCGAACTGGTGATGACCAATATGCTTGCCGATATCGATTATGCTATCGATAACCTGCCCACCAAGGAAGAAGAGACCAGTAGTCCTTTCCGTGTAAACCGCTGGGCGGCACTGGCGTTGAAGTCCCGCTTCTGTCTGTACGAAGGTACATACCGGAAATATCATAACCTGACTTTGGAGGGGAATGATTATGCGTATTATCTGCAACAGGCAGCGGATGCGGCAGAAGAATTGATTAATAGCGGCGAATATCATTTGTATTCGACCGATAATCCGGAAGAAGACTATCTGATGCTTTTTGCCGAAGAAGATGCCAATCCCGATGAATACATCCTTGCCATCAAGTTCGATTACGGCATGAGCGTTTACCACAATGCGACGGCACATACGTTGGTGCCCACCCAAGGACGTCCGGGCCTGACCCGTAAGCTTGTCAATACGTATCTGATGAAAGACGGAACACGTTTTACCGACCGTGAAGGATGGGAAACCATGCCGTTTACCGAAGAAGTGAAAGACCGCGACCCGCGTCTGGCACAAAGCATCCGTACTCCGGGGTATCACCGTATCGGACAGACAGACATCCTGGCTCCCGATTTATCGGTTAGTGTAACAGGATACCAGCCGATAAAATATGTGCAAGACCCGACAGCTTCGGGCGGTCAGGTAGACCGTAACGACCGTTCTACCTGCGACCTTCCTGTATTCCGTCTGGCTGAAGTCATGCTGAATTTTGCTGAGGCTAAGGCAGAACTGGGAACATTGACGCAAGAAGACTTGGATAAGTCGGTGAATGAAATCCGTGACCGTGTAGGTATGCCGCATTTAGATATGGCTCAGGCTAACGCAAATCCTGATAGTTACCTGTCGTCTGCCGATTATGGCTATACCAATGTGACCGGAAGCAATCAAGGGGTTATCTTGGAAATCCGTCGCGAGCGTGCCATTGAGTTGACTCAGGAAGGTTTCCGATTCGATGACTTGGTACGCTGGAAAGCGGGCACTTGCATCAACCAGTCTATTATGGGCATGTATTTCCCCGGTGCAGGTGAATACGACTTGAGCGGCGACGGTCAGATTGACGTGGTTTTGTATGATGAAGGCGATGCCAAACCCGAAGTGCCCGATGCGCAGGTATATCAGATTGGTTCGGACATTGTTTTGTCGGAAGGCGATCATGGGTATGTCGATTATCATCACGATATTGTACGTACGGCTTTCAATGAAGAGCGTGATTACCTGTATCCGATACCTATCAACGAACGGTCGCTGAATCCGAATCTGACTCAGAACCCGGGTTGGAACGACGGATTGTCTTTCTAA
- a CDS encoding SusC/RagA family TonB-linked outer membrane protein has translation MRTLKSVVVFLMLLVAGSVMTLSAQTRTISGKVFDSNDEPLIGVTVAVESATIGAITDIDGAFTIQVPAGKVVLNVSYIGFASQKVTVAPDQSSVTVHMSEDAVMLNETVVVGYGKQKKVNLTGAVATVGGDELEHRVTTSLSNMLQGTVAGLNVTTSSGVPGSSATINVRGVTSINDAEPLVLIDGAVGEIDRINPNDVESISVIKDASAAAIYGARAAFGVILVTTKSGAAKDGKATVHYSGRFGWQAPTTSTDYETTGYWSVYTINKFWQANSGTLYVDYTDQDMQELLDRVNDKTENPDRPWVVEDVRNGRRQWVYYGNHDWWHELYRDNRPMQQHNLSVSGGKDDIKYYLSGSFDKQTGILRENPDVYRKYNLRSKIDFRINKWFTMSNNTSFYSSQYSYLGDGSVENTLAYSARHALACFPQKNPDGSWLYSTPYLNYKVANGRHILLGEDSHRNVERGTDFSNTTRLVYSPIKELSFTGDFTYRLYQTRNTSRSNPMYYREYPDGELLSYATGAGANRLDESVNTSNYYSTNIFGNYTDTFNDAHHLTVVAGMNYEAWKSKNISAYGENLVSADLDDLDLVGQNAEGATITGVGGGQNEYALLGIFGRINYDYKSRYLFEVSGRYDGTSRFAKGNRWGFFPSASVGWRISEEPFFLPARRLVDNLKIRASFGSLGNQNVSSYYTFARLVSIANLNYTFGEGSVLPKYSTLGAPIASDMTWETAQQWDFGFDLTMLGNRLNLTVDGYIRDTRDMLTDGVELPSVYGASMPEMNAADLRTKGYEITLNWHDQLTLGGKPFEYSIGVNLSDYKSIVTKYDNKDKTFAKDYYEGKEIGEIWGFVTDGLFQTDEEAQAYADQVDLTYVLKGQTGGWQAGDVKFVDLNGDNKVNIGSNNVNAPGDRKILGNSLPSLSYGITASVRWNGIDVSAFFQGTGNHYWYPDGESMPFWGAYSYPYLSFLQKDFLKDVWSTDNTDAYFPRAMAYSASSGVLSNINDRYLQNIRYMRFKNLTVGYTLPQQWTKKAGIESVRVYFTGENLCYWSPLKKHSKYVDPEGAIDRSGAYNNAFYPWQKSFLFGIDVTF, from the coding sequence ATGAGAACATTAAAATCAGTAGTTGTATTCCTGATGCTGTTGGTGGCAGGAAGTGTGATGACGCTTTCCGCCCAAACCAGGACAATATCGGGAAAAGTGTTTGACTCGAACGACGAGCCTCTGATTGGGGTGACGGTCGCGGTAGAGAGTGCCACCATTGGAGCGATAACCGATATCGATGGGGCGTTTACGATTCAAGTGCCCGCAGGTAAAGTGGTCTTGAATGTGTCTTATATCGGTTTTGCATCGCAAAAGGTAACGGTTGCTCCCGACCAGTCGAGTGTAACTGTCCACATGAGCGAAGATGCCGTAATGTTGAATGAGACCGTGGTTGTGGGATATGGCAAGCAGAAGAAAGTAAACCTGACCGGTGCGGTAGCGACAGTAGGAGGCGATGAACTGGAACACCGCGTGACGACTTCGCTCAGCAATATGCTGCAAGGTACGGTGGCTGGTTTGAACGTAACCACTTCTTCGGGCGTACCGGGAAGCTCGGCTACTATCAATGTGCGTGGTGTGACTTCTATCAACGATGCCGAACCGCTGGTGTTGATAGACGGTGCGGTGGGCGAGATAGACCGCATCAATCCCAACGATGTAGAATCAATCTCCGTAATTAAAGACGCATCGGCTGCCGCTATTTATGGTGCACGTGCAGCCTTTGGTGTGATTTTGGTGACTACCAAGTCCGGAGCTGCTAAAGACGGGAAAGCTACGGTGCATTATAGCGGCCGTTTCGGCTGGCAGGCACCTACCACTTCTACCGACTACGAAACGACCGGTTATTGGTCGGTATATACTATCAACAAGTTCTGGCAAGCCAATTCGGGTACATTGTATGTCGATTATACAGACCAGGACATGCAGGAGTTGCTGGACCGTGTGAACGACAAGACCGAGAACCCCGACCGCCCGTGGGTGGTAGAAGACGTACGTAACGGACGCCGCCAATGGGTATATTATGGAAACCACGACTGGTGGCACGAATTGTACCGCGATAATCGTCCGATGCAGCAGCACAACCTTTCTGTCAGCGGCGGAAAAGACGATATCAAGTATTATTTGTCTGGTTCATTCGACAAGCAGACCGGTATCTTGCGCGAAAATCCGGATGTGTACCGGAAATACAACTTGCGTTCGAAGATTGACTTCCGCATTAATAAGTGGTTTACGATGTCGAACAATACGTCGTTCTACAGTTCGCAATACAGCTATTTGGGCGATGGAAGTGTAGAAAATACCTTGGCATACAGTGCCCGCCACGCTTTGGCTTGTTTCCCGCAGAAGAATCCCGATGGTTCGTGGTTGTATAGTACACCTTATCTGAATTATAAGGTGGCTAATGGCCGTCATATTCTGTTGGGCGAAGATTCACACCGCAATGTAGAGCGTGGTACAGACTTTTCGAATACAACCCGTTTGGTTTATTCTCCGATAAAAGAACTGAGCTTTACGGGCGACTTCACATACCGTTTGTATCAGACACGCAATACAAGCCGTTCCAATCCGATGTATTACCGTGAATATCCCGATGGCGAACTGCTTTCGTATGCTACCGGTGCCGGTGCCAACCGTTTGGATGAATCGGTGAATACGAGCAATTATTATTCGACGAACATCTTCGGTAATTATACCGATACGTTCAACGATGCGCATCATTTGACCGTAGTAGCCGGTATGAACTACGAAGCATGGAAGAGCAAAAACATTTCGGCATACGGCGAAAACCTGGTATCTGCCGATTTGGATGACTTGGACTTGGTAGGTCAGAATGCCGAGGGTGCTACCATTACCGGTGTAGGCGGCGGACAGAACGAGTATGCTTTGTTAGGTATCTTCGGCCGTATCAACTACGATTACAAGAGCCGTTACCTGTTCGAAGTGAGCGGGCGTTACGACGGTACTTCCCGTTTTGCGAAAGGCAACCGCTGGGGATTCTTTCCTTCGGCTTCTGTAGGATGGCGCATTTCGGAAGAGCCTTTCTTCCTTCCGGCACGCCGTTTGGTTGACAACTTGAAAATCAGGGCTTCTTTCGGTAGCCTGGGCAATCAGAATGTATCTTCTTATTACACCTTCGCGCGTCTGGTATCTATCGCCAATCTGAATTATACGTTTGGTGAAGGAAGCGTATTGCCCAAATATTCTACGTTGGGTGCTCCGATTGCTTCGGACATGACATGGGAAACCGCCCAGCAATGGGACTTCGGTTTCGACTTGACGATGCTGGGCAACCGCTTGAACTTGACGGTAGACGGCTATATACGTGATACCCGCGATATGTTGACCGACGGTGTGGAACTGCCTTCTGTCTATGGAGCGAGTATGCCGGAGATGAATGCTGCCGACTTGCGTACGAAAGGATACGAAATCACCTTGAACTGGCATGACCAGTTGACGCTGGGAGGCAAACCGTTTGAGTACAGCATCGGGGTTAACCTGAGCGACTACAAGAGCATTGTTACGAAGTATGATAATAAGGACAAGACTTTTGCCAAAGATTATTATGAGGGTAAGGAAATCGGAGAAATCTGGGGATTCGTGACCGACGGGCTTTTCCAAACCGATGAAGAAGCACAGGCATACGCCGACCAAGTAGACTTGACTTATGTATTGAAAGGGCAAACCGGAGGCTGGCAGGCAGGCGACGTGAAGTTTGTCGATTTGAATGGTGACAATAAGGTAAATATCGGAAGCAATAATGTGAACGCTCCGGGCGACCGTAAGATACTCGGTAATTCGTTGCCTTCGCTTTCTTACGGTATTACGGCAAGCGTGCGTTGGAACGGCATTGATGTATCGGCATTCTTCCAGGGAACGGGCAATCATTACTGGTATCCTGACGGAGAATCCATGCCTTTCTGGGGAGCTTACTCTTATCCGTACCTGTCTTTCTTGCAGAAAGATTTCTTGAAAGACGTATGGTCCACAGATAATACAGATGCTTATTTCCCGCGTGCAATGGCTTATTCGGCATCAAGCGGTGTGCTGAGCAATATAAACGACCGTTATTTGCAGAATATACGTTACATGCGTTTCAAGAATCTGACCGTAGGTTATACCTTGCCGCAGCAGTGGACGAAGAAAGCCGGCATTGAGTCGGTACGCGTATATTTTACGGGTGAAAACCTCTGCTATTGGTCTCCGTTGAAGAAACATTCGAAGTATGTCGACCCTGAAGGAGCTATCGACCGGAGCGGAGCTTACAACAATGCATTCTATCCGTGGCAGAAGTCATTCCTGTTCGGTATCGATGTCACTTTCTAA
- a CDS encoding calcineurin-like phosphoesterase C-terminal domain-containing protein gives MKSKSLIFSLMLGAFCLSASAQKVVFDFGGKVTDPSGKGIAGVVVNDGISFTKTDAQGVWSLVSDTTRSKFVSISVPASCVLPQQDGLAGDYYISVRALAQAEGKHDFVLAKRKEVEERFHYIAISDPQVRNARQMKRWRQETVPDLKEVIDSLKQSREVIAMTLGDLVWDNMPLFDEYQESVKNTGAVFFQCIGNHDFDKQYQDLHNMAMGTPVYGEMVYGSYFGPTDYSFNIGKAHIVTMKDINYVGGKSYVESLTGQQLEWLKKDLSYVPKGSLVILNLHAPGWNKVSPGGNVRNADALKEVLKDYKVHVFSGHTHFFQNNEVTPTLYEHNIGAACGGWWAGWVNQCGAPNGYMVVDVDGDNVKWHYKATRRDFAYQFRIYNKGEFTAQSSFVVANVWDWDSACRVVWYQDGKPMGDMEQFVGSDEERASQLKDRSKAEPTAHLFRAMPSDGARQIKIEFTNRFGEVYSQTVNL, from the coding sequence ATGAAAAGTAAATCATTGATTTTTAGTCTGATGCTGGGTGCTTTCTGTTTAAGCGCAAGTGCCCAGAAAGTAGTGTTCGACTTCGGTGGGAAGGTGACCGACCCAAGCGGGAAGGGAATTGCCGGTGTCGTAGTGAACGATGGCATCAGCTTTACTAAGACCGATGCGCAAGGAGTTTGGTCTTTGGTGTCGGATACGACACGGAGCAAGTTTGTGAGCATTTCGGTGCCTGCTTCGTGCGTTTTGCCGCAACAAGACGGATTGGCAGGAGATTATTATATATCGGTGCGTGCGTTGGCACAAGCAGAGGGGAAACATGACTTTGTGTTAGCGAAGCGTAAAGAAGTGGAAGAGCGTTTCCATTACATTGCTATATCCGACCCGCAAGTACGTAATGCCCGTCAGATGAAACGCTGGCGTCAGGAAACGGTACCCGATTTGAAAGAAGTTATCGATTCTTTAAAGCAGTCGCGTGAAGTGATTGCCATGACCTTGGGCGATTTGGTGTGGGACAACATGCCATTGTTCGATGAATATCAAGAGTCGGTAAAAAATACCGGTGCTGTTTTCTTCCAATGCATCGGAAACCACGATTTCGATAAGCAATACCAAGACCTTCACAATATGGCGATGGGCACTCCGGTATACGGTGAAATGGTATACGGAAGCTATTTCGGACCTACCGATTATTCGTTTAATATCGGCAAGGCGCACATTGTAACGATGAAAGACATCAACTATGTGGGCGGGAAAAGTTATGTAGAAAGCCTTACAGGGCAGCAGTTGGAATGGCTGAAGAAGGATTTAAGTTATGTGCCGAAAGGAAGTCTGGTTATCTTGAACCTGCATGCGCCGGGATGGAATAAAGTGTCGCCGGGCGGAAATGTCCGTAACGCAGACGCTCTGAAAGAGGTGCTGAAAGATTATAAGGTGCATGTATTCTCAGGACATACGCATTTTTTCCAAAACAACGAAGTGACTCCTACGCTTTACGAGCACAATATCGGCGCAGCCTGTGGCGGCTGGTGGGCTGGCTGGGTAAACCAGTGTGGTGCGCCCAATGGATATATGGTAGTAGATGTAGATGGCGATAATGTGAAATGGCATTACAAGGCAACGCGCCGCGATTTCGCTTATCAGTTCCGTATATATAATAAAGGAGAGTTTACGGCTCAAAGCAGTTTTGTGGTAGCCAATGTCTGGGACTGGGATAGTGCTTGCCGTGTGGTATGGTATCAGGATGGCAAGCCGATGGGTGATATGGAACAGTTTGTCGGTTCGGATGAAGAGCGTGCTTCGCAACTGAAAGACCGCAGCAAGGCTGAACCTACGGCTCACTTGTTCCGTGCCATGCCTTCCGACGGTGCCAGACAAATCAAAATAGAGTTTACCAACCGTTTCGGCGAAGTTTATTCGCAGACTGTGAATCTCTGA
- a CDS encoding MIP family channel protein yields the protein MRKYLAEMIGTMVLVLMGCGSAVFAGNAADALGTGVGTIGVALTFGLSVVAMAYTIGNVSGCHINPAITLGVWMSGRMSSRDALMYMIFQIIGGIIGSLILVLLISTGGHGGPTISGANSFDQGEMAQAFIAEAVFTFIFVLVVLGATDEKKGAGNFAGLAIGLALVLIHIVCIPITGTSVNPARSIGPALVEGGQALEQLWLFIVAPFIGAAFSSLVWKTLGGGR from the coding sequence ATGAGAAAGTATTTGGCTGAAATGATTGGGACAATGGTTTTAGTCCTGATGGGATGCGGAAGTGCGGTTTTTGCCGGAAATGCGGCGGACGCACTGGGTACAGGAGTAGGCACAATCGGAGTTGCCTTGACTTTTGGCTTGTCGGTGGTCGCTATGGCTTATACCATAGGAAATGTTTCTGGATGCCATATCAATCCGGCTATAACGTTGGGGGTGTGGATGTCGGGGCGCATGAGCAGCCGTGATGCGTTGATGTATATGATATTCCAGATTATCGGCGGCATCATCGGTTCGTTGATTTTGGTGCTGTTGATTTCTACGGGCGGTCATGGAGGACCCACCATATCGGGTGCCAACTCGTTCGACCAAGGCGAGATGGCTCAGGCTTTTATTGCCGAAGCGGTGTTTACCTTTATTTTTGTGTTGGTGGTGCTTGGTGCTACCGATGAAAAGAAAGGGGCGGGCAACTTTGCCGGTCTGGCTATCGGTCTGGCATTGGTATTGATTCACATTGTTTGTATCCCGATAACGGGCACTTCGGTCAATCCGGCGCGGAGCATTGGTCCGGCGTTGGTAGAAGGAGGACAAGCCTTAGAACAGCTTTGGCTCTTCATCGTGGCTCCGTTTATAGGTGCAGCGTTCAGCTCGTTGGTATGGAAAACCCTCGGTGGGGGCAGGTAA
- a CDS encoding winged helix-turn-helix domain-containing protein, giving the protein MNMQSIGESAGIIWRLLYGDNRKWEYQELKNATGLRDRELNAAIGWLAREGKIQFEEGDQQHASALYIELSYYIG; this is encoded by the coding sequence ATGAACATGCAAAGTATTGGCGAAAGCGCAGGTATCATCTGGAGATTGCTCTACGGTGATAATCGGAAATGGGAATACCAAGAATTGAAAAATGCAACTGGATTGCGTGACCGTGAACTGAATGCCGCTATCGGATGGCTGGCACGAGAAGGAAAAATCCAATTTGAAGAAGGCGACCAACAGCATGCATCTGCATTATACATCGAACTAAGCTATTATATCGGATGA
- a CDS encoding winged helix-turn-helix domain-containing protein — protein MLKEKAGVIAGQIWEALNGKEKGMTQKELKKAAKLKADKDLFLGLGWLLREDKIETKEEEGELSVKLK, from the coding sequence ATGTTAAAAGAAAAAGCAGGTGTTATCGCCGGACAAATCTGGGAAGCACTGAATGGAAAAGAAAAAGGAATGACTCAAAAAGAGCTGAAGAAAGCAGCTAAGCTGAAAGCAGATAAAGATCTGTTTTTAGGATTGGGTTGGTTGTTGAGAGAAGACAAGATTGAAACGAAAGAGGAAGAGGGTGAATTGTCTGTTAAGTTGAAATAA
- a CDS encoding C-GCAxxG-C-C family protein: protein MTKEERIAKAVSLFKEGYNCAQSVVGAYADLYGFTPEQAFRMSASFGAGIGRMRLTCGAACGMFLLAGLERSAVVGADRAGKSANYALVQELAAKFKEQTGTLCCGELLGLTKKEPVSAIPEERTPQYYAKRPCPRMIELAARIFGDFLEEQGKLVK from the coding sequence ATGACGAAAGAAGAGCGGATAGCGAAAGCGGTGTCTTTATTCAAGGAAGGATATAATTGTGCACAGTCGGTGGTAGGCGCATACGCCGACTTGTATGGCTTTACACCCGAGCAGGCGTTCCGGATGTCGGCCTCGTTCGGAGCCGGAATCGGGCGGATGCGCCTGACATGTGGAGCCGCATGTGGCATGTTTTTGCTTGCGGGGCTGGAGCGTAGTGCAGTGGTAGGGGCAGACCGTGCAGGCAAGTCTGCCAATTATGCTTTGGTGCAGGAACTTGCCGCAAAGTTCAAGGAGCAGACCGGCACCTTGTGTTGTGGAGAGTTGTTAGGGCTGACCAAAAAAGAGCCGGTCAGCGCCATTCCCGAAGAGCGCACGCCGCAGTATTATGCCAAGCGCCCTTGTCCTCGCATGATAGAGCTGGCGGCGCGGATATTCGGTGACTTTTTGGAAGAACAGGGGAAGCTTGTTAAATAA
- a CDS encoding D-2-hydroxyacid dehydrogenase, translated as MKIVVLDGYTLNQGERDWEELNELGEVTVHDRTAQEDVVRRAAGAEVVLTNKVVLNRSAIEHLPDLKYIGVLATGYNIVDLDAARERGIVVTNIPAYSTDSVVQMAFAHILNIALRVGHYAREVQNGVWSAQPDFSYRDTPLIELKGKRIGLIGFGHIGQAMAKVASAFGMKVVVCPHNMNMKLPKEYEKAKLNDVFSTCDIVSLHCPLTSETKEMVNSFRLSLMKQGAILINTGRGGLIDEKALERALMSGKLLGAGLDVLSSEPPSPGNPLLKLKNCFITPHIAWATHEARERLMAQVVENLKAWMNGTPINNVLEG; from the coding sequence ATGAAAATAGTAGTATTGGATGGATATACCTTGAATCAAGGCGAACGGGATTGGGAAGAATTGAACGAACTGGGAGAGGTGACGGTGCACGACCGTACGGCGCAGGAGGACGTGGTGCGGAGAGCCGCAGGAGCCGAAGTGGTATTGACGAATAAAGTGGTGCTCAACCGTTCTGCAATCGAGCATTTGCCCGACTTGAAATATATCGGCGTATTGGCTACAGGATATAACATCGTTGATTTGGATGCTGCCCGCGAGCGGGGGATTGTAGTGACCAATATTCCCGCATACAGTACCGATTCGGTGGTGCAAATGGCTTTTGCCCATATTTTGAATATTGCGCTTCGGGTAGGTCATTATGCGCGTGAGGTTCAAAATGGGGTATGGAGTGCCCAGCCTGACTTTTCGTATCGCGACACGCCTCTGATAGAACTGAAGGGGAAACGTATCGGATTAATCGGTTTCGGCCATATCGGTCAGGCTATGGCTAAGGTGGCTTCGGCGTTTGGCATGAAAGTGGTGGTTTGTCCGCATAATATGAATATGAAATTGCCGAAAGAATACGAGAAGGCGAAGCTGAATGATGTGTTTTCTACATGCGATATCGTGAGCCTGCATTGCCCCTTGACTTCCGAAACCAAAGAGATGGTGAATTCGTTCCGTTTATCCTTGATGAAGCAAGGAGCGATTCTGATTAATACGGGCAGGGGAGGCCTGATAGACGAGAAGGCGTTGGAGCGGGCTTTGATGAGCGGCAAGTTGCTTGGTGCAGGGCTGGATGTGCTCTCGTCCGAACCGCCCTCGCCGGGAAATCCGCTTTTGAAGTTAAAGAATTGTTTCATTACGCCTCACATAGCGTGGGCTACTCATGAAGCCCGGGAAAGGCTTATGGCGCAGGTGGTAGAGAATCTGAAAGCATGGATGAACGGTACACCTATTAATAATGTATTGGAGGGTTAA